The following DNA comes from Coleofasciculus sp. FACHB-1120.
ATCTCCATTTCAATCCATCATCGGGATCTAGACCTAAACTCCGCTTAGCGCACTCTGCTTAGCGCTTAGATCCTACACTAATTTACGTATAGCTCTATCAACGTTTTTTGAGAAAATCTGAAACTCGCACTATGCAACCAGCCACCACTCCCAGTCAATCTCCAGAGATGGATGCCCCCAAGTACGGCTTACCCGTGACGATCATTACAGGTTTCCTTGGCAGTGGCAAGACCACTCTCCTCAATCACATCTTGACCAATCAGCAAGGCGTCAAAACCGCTGTTCTGGTTAATGAATTCGGTGAAATCGGCATTGATAATGAGTTGATTGTCACCACCGGCGAGGATATGGTGGAGTTGAGTAACGGTTGTATCTGCTGCACCATTAACAACGATCTCGTGGAAGCCGTCTACAAAGTTCTGGAACGTGAAGAAAAGGTCGATTATCTGGTAGTCGAGACAACCGGACTCGCAGATCCCCTGCCAGTGGCACTTACCTTTTTAGGTACCGAACTGCGAGACATGACCCGCCTAGATTCCATCATTACGGTGGTAGATTCGGAAAACTTCAGTCTCGATTTATTTAACAGTGAAGCCGCCGCCAGCCAGATTGCATACGGTGATATCATCCTGCTCAACAAGGCAGACCTGGTGGATGAAGCAGACTTAGACTCCCTAGAAGTCAGAATTCGGGATATGAAAGGCGGTGCCAGGATTATGCGAACCACTAAGGGACAGGTACCGCTGCCGTTACTTCTCAGCGTCGGTTTATTTGAAACTGACAAATATTTCCAAAACGAAGAGGCAGCAAAGGGTCACGACCATCACCACCACGACCATGACAATGACCACGATCATCACGATCATCACGACGATCATAATGATTGCGACCACGATCATGGTGTTTGCACCCACGACCATCACGACCACGATCATCACTCCCACCACTTGGAAAATGACGGGTTTACCTCGATTTCCTTTGAAAGCGACAAGCCTTTTGCTATTAAGAAGTTTCAAAATTTCTTAGATAATCAGCTACCCTCAACCGTCTTTCGTGCCAAAGGAATTCTTTGGTTTGATGAAAGTCCTCGGCGTCATATTTTCCACCTGTGCGGCAAGCGCTTCTCCATCGACGATGAAGATTGGAAAGGGCAACCAAAAAGCCAGTTGGTACTGATTGGTCAGGATTTAGATAAAGAAACCCTGCAACAGCAAATCAAAAGTTGTGTCTGTGTACCTTCTACCACTCGCGGTAAGGGCTTTGGGAAATAGTCTTGAGTAATTAGCAATTAACTAATTACTAATAGCATTTCTCAGTTAGGTCAAATAGATTGCGGCTCTAATGTTTGGTCGGGACATGGCATTGTCATGTCCCTACAGATGTATCGAAGCTAATTATGCGTGTTGTCATTCAGCGAGTTAAATCCTCACAAGTTGAAGTTTCAAATCGAATAATCGGCAAAATCGGGCGCGGACTTAATTTACTCGTAGGCATTGCTGAAACGGATACCGAAGCCGAGCTGGAGTGGATGGCTCGTAAATGTCTGGAATTGCGCTTATTTCCAGATGAGCAAAATGGTAGCGGGCGTTGGGAGAAATCCGTTCTAGAAATTGGGGGAGAACTGCTGGTAGTCAGCCAATTCACTCTCTACGGAGATTGTCGCAAAGGACGCCGCCCCTCTTTTGATAAATCTGCTGCGCCTGCGATCGCCCAAAATCTTTACGAACAATTTATCGCTAAGTTGCGCCAGAGCGGTTTGCGCGTGGAAACAGGCGAATTTGGGGCGATGATGCAGGTAGCAATTCAGAATGATGGCCCTGTTACTTTGCTGCTGGAAAGAGAAGCTGGATAAAATCCGCAACCCCACCCCTTGAACGAGGAGGGGCAAGATAGGATAGCGATCGCTAACCTAAGTAGAAGAATTGTCTCAAGTAATTGACTGGCGGCGACGGCGGGAGTTACCAATTATCCCCAGAATGGCAAGGCTGAAAATTCCCAAAGTCGCAGAGGGTTCAGGTACGCTGACGATATTATCAGCAATCTGAACATCAGCCCACACCAGGCGATGATCGGAACTGGGGAATGGGAACGTTCCCACTAGAGGAAATAGGGGATCGCTACTCTTAGGCCAGAATACAGCTGCATCAACAATCTCTAAATCCTGCGATGGTAAAACGTAATCTACGCGCAAATTACCGGGTGTCCCATCCGCAAAGTCAGCTGTATCAAATATTGGGTTACTTTTATGGGTTAGATTAGCACCGCCCTGCAAAATTGCCTGTTCTGTACCGCCTTCACTGGTGGGAGTAACGCTGGTATTGACAAGCGGATTATTCAGCAATTGCTGTATTGCACCGGGTAAGCTATCTCCATCAAAAGGATCGGAATTTTGGTCGCCCATGATCACAAAGCTTGAACCAGCATTCAGTCCTCCAAAGGTGCGCTGATCGTCGTAGATGTAATCGCCTTCTCCGGGTGTGATATAGTCTGCCCAAAAGCGAATTTCGTCAAAATTCCGCCTACCGTTGCGGTCTTCGAGACCGTCAAAGACTGGCGGCGTAGGATGGCTCAGGAGAGCGTGAACAATCTCTCCATTAACGTTAATAGGGACATCCCAGTGACTCTTGGAGGAGAGACGAACTACCTCAAGTTCTGCTTCGGAGTACCAGTCATTGGGTTCGGGTGTCGCTGGGTTGTCGGGAAGTAAGGCTCCCGGCATATCTTTCCACAGGAAGGTTTGGAAGGTGCGGATGCTTTCTTCTAAAATTGGATACTTGGAGTACAACGCCATGCCATACTGTCCGGGGAAGAATCCGAAGCCATAGGCATCGTTTGGACCGCCGACTGTGCCATTGTTGTCTAGGTCAAATCCAGAAGGTATGCCAGTGTTAGAGGGTGCAACGTAGCGATATTGATATTCACCGGGGGAAGCACCATTCTGGCTAATTGAAAGGTAGTTATTTTGAAATAGTTGGGCTGCTGTTCCGCCTTCTACATAGTCGAATTCGTTGATTAACAGCACGTCAGGGTTGACTCGTTGGATGATTTCAGCAACGGTCTTTGCTTGTGCGTTGTCCAGGGTTGACAAATCGGTAATGAGTTGACCTTCAGCGTTGCGGTTTAGTGAGGCGTTGAATGTGGCAAAGCGGAGAGTGGTGGCTTGGGCTGACCCAGACGCGATCGCGATCGCTCCTAATATCCCTGCTGTCAGCAATCCTCCGGATACAAGGCGATCGAACCGGGAAATTAGAGCTTTCTGGATCTTCATAGCAACCGTGTTTGTACTTAGCTTTGGTTATTCCTCACACAGTAGCGATCGCACGTTAAGACAACCCTATGAAGCTAATAAGCAGGTTTTAAGATGCCTCATCTTCACGGAAGCTTCATAAAAAACCTACTTATTTAACAGAAATGTAAAGTTATGAGACTTAAGCGAAGTGTCAAGGGAAAATATTTTGCCACCAAGGCCTAGAATTGCTTTGTGCAACAGGCATTTTCTTGCGAATATCCTGAATATTCCACCCTGTCAGCTTCGCTAAAGTCTGCGCTTCTTGTTCAAATCGTCTAGTCAAAGACTTTTTGTACTGTTGACCCGCTTGACACTTCACATCTCCCGTAAAGGGATGGCGTAGAACATAACGACCTTGAAAATTTTGGTTATTTGATGTTTCTTGGAAAACTAAATCTTCCGGAAACTTATCGCGGGTATACCGAACATGGAGACGGGTGATAAACACATCATTAGAAGGAGCAATGGATCTCCGGAAAGGCGCTGACTCGTGGCTACCCGAATCTAGCCAAAAGACACCAGCTTTCCGCAGTTCTTCTCGATTTAAAGGTTCGGCAGAACATGGATCGCAGCTACCCATATCCCAGGCATATTCCAGAAAGGCAACCTTTTTATCTTCACGAGTGTAAGAAGTTTGAAACATCGATTTGTAGAAATCGCTAAATTCGTTTTTAACGAATACTGGAATTTCAGCATCCGAAGGGACTTTTACAGTCCGGTAATTGGTAACTTCAGCTTGTCCTTTAGGGGATAAAACGTAAACAATTAAATCCTGCTCGGTGGTAGCGTTAATCATCCCTAGACGAATCGGCAACATAAATTTAGGCGATTCGTAAGCCATCTGTAAGGGTCGCAGAAACTGAGAACCGGAATTTTGAAATTCTTTAAGATTGACTTTTGCAACAAAGAACTTCATGTTTTGCCGGATATAGGGTTGCAGCAGTTGTTTTGCACCCTGTGGAATCTTATATCCGTTGCGATTTAGCCACGTTTCTAGACCGTTTGATTCCTTTGCGCTGAGAATAACAATGTCATACTCTCCTACATTGAAACGAGCTTCTACCGTGACACCCAAGCTATTGTCTTCATCCCTGCTAGCTCTTGCAGCGCCTGACGCTGGTGCGGCTGCTGGTGCAGCGAGTCTCTCGTACATGACCGGATTACAAGGATCTTCGTCGAAATATTCCACCAGTCGCGGCGCACTAAAAGCATCTAATCGTTCGATAATTTTAGGGTCGCCAACGTGAACCTGTTCTTTCTGAAGCACTGTTGGAACGGGGACAACCAAGGCAAAGTCTTTGACATCGCCTTGATAGTCATTCGCCATCGTTAAAATAGTGCGATCGCGATCGCGAGCAATTACCACTTGCGAGGCTTTATTGTAAAGCTTTGTATCCGCTTTTGCCACATAGAAGCCACAAAATCCCCAGGCTGTCGGAGCAAAGCAAATAACAGCCAGAAGCGTTATCACTAAAGTTTTCCCAATCCGAAATAGCTTCATTGCCGCCTCTTCTAGTAAGTAAGTAGTAAAAATTTACGCTTGTAGATACGTCTCAGATTCAATTTCCTCAGATTTATTAATGACTAAATTACTGAATGTCGGTGAGGGGTTCTCTCCCCATGAAAATCGGGGCGCTGTCCAGATAAAATCTAGAAATATGGTCAAGGGTGCCAAAGCAAATAAAGCCCAAAAAACCGCAGTGGATACAAAAAATTGATTTCGCAAGAGAAAAGTTAAGCAGCCAATAGAAACTGCCCATACTAAACGCCCAATCCTAGCGTTAGGAATAGAACGAGGATCTGTAATCATAAATAGAGCGAATAATAACAAAGAACCGCTCATCAATCGATGTAAAAATACATCCCACGTCCAACCAAGCCAAATATTGCGAATAGCTTCCAAAAAAGCGTAGGAACCTAAAAAAGCCGCAGTTGTATCCCAACGACCGACTCGTTTTAAAATCGTCCCCCCTGTGCCTGCAAATAACAGCGCATACCACCATTCATCTCCCCATTGTCCGGGCGAAACCCAGGCATCTTTTGTCAAGATAAGTGCTGCAATAATGCCAAAATTAGCAGGATTAAAAAAATGCTTGTTCCGAAAATTAAAAATAAATTTACTGATAATTGCGAAAGAGCCTGCCAATATCATCGTGCTGTAACTATCGGCTCTTAGTAGCAAACTCAAACCTAAAGCCGTAATCAAGGCACTCCGTAATGAAAGCTTGGCAAGAACATTTGTTAAACCAGAATCAATTTCATTTGGACAATTATCTTGTACCGGAAGCAAATTGAATAGATTTTGTTTAATCGATACTGCTAGCGACTGAGTTACTAGACAAGTTATCATCACCACTAGAATTAGATCCGGTCTTAGCGTCCAGTCTCTTGTCCAAATCCCCAAAAACAGGAACAAGGATAGAAACAGAATTTGATAGTCTCGGACATCTTTTAGCAGCATTGCCGATTAATAGCAGGATTACCCGTATCTTTCTCCTGAATCTAGACGCAATAAGATGCAAACAGGGCTTCTGTTACAGAAATTGTTACAAAGATGCCGGTTAGCCAAAACGGTTTTTACAAGCGATTCAGATCCCAAACTTCTTGGAGAAGTCGGGATCTCGCCAATGCTTTTCATGAATTTTAAAAAGACTTTCAAAAGTAGTCTATGTAGCAATCTTCTTTTAGTTAGGAGCCAGTGATTTAGCTTTCCGACTTCTTCATAATCAGCAACTCTCATTTGTGAATTAGAGAACCCCTCCAGGTTAATAGCTATGCTTTACTCATAAGTCCAAAAACCCTGTAGGGCTTCGCATTTGAGCGATAACTTGAGGACAAAAACGGGCAACTCGCTATCCAAAGGCTGCGCCCTTTCCCGTAGCATGACAGGGTTTTCAACAGATGTGGGTAAAGTATAGAGGTTATGGGGACGTTGTCACGACTTCAATCCCCCTGCGGATACTCCTCCCATAAGGTTGTTGTTTGCCGCAGACTCAGATAGTCCCCATTGCCTAAAATCAAATGATCTAGCAGCGGAATACTTAAATATTGCGCTCCCATCAACAACTGGCGCGTCAAATCGATATCTTCCTGACTCGGTTCAATGCTCCCTGACGGATGATTGTGTGCAATAATCAGCCTCGTCGCACCCTGGCGAAGGACTTCTCGGAAAATCTCGCGGGGAGGAGCCAACGTTTCAGTCGCAGTGCCAATGGTAATCACTTGAGTACCCACCAAGCGATTCTTCACATCCAACAGCACAACAGCAAATCGTTCTTGCATCTGCCACATCAACTCATGACTGAGTGCAGCAGCAGCAGCAGCAGGACTGTCTATCATGGTGCTAACTCCGGGGCGAGATAGAAACGCCCGTTTTCCTAACTCAACGGCTGCTAGAATTGTGGTTGCTTTTGCTGGCCCTACACCTGGGATTTTTGTCAACTCTTGAACGCTGATATCTCGTAACATATCCAGCGGATCGCGTTGGTGTTGACTTAATTCTTGTAATATGTACTGCCCAAGACCGACAGCAGAGAGTTTCCCTGCTCCTTGACCCGTGCCTAGCAGAATCGCAATTAGCTCAGCGGTTGCAAGATTTTTGGCTCCCTGAGCCATTAATCGTTCGCGAGGACGTTCGCTAAGGGGTATATCTGCAATTCTGAGGCAATAGGTCATAAATGCACCGGGAAAGACTATATCTAGTTTTCCCGATAGTCTCGCAAGAGTTGCGATCGCGCCAAGAACAAAACAATTAAGAATTAAAAATTAAAAATTGATAAATTCAACTTTTAATTTTGCATTTTTAATTTTTTAATTCTTTACTGTGTGGATATTTGCAGCTTTGAGCATATGATAGGCAACCAGTAGCTGAGTCAGTGCCAGAGGGTAACTTTGGAGCGTTTCCCCTGTTGTCCCGACGAGAGTACCCAGATTGGGGGTGCCGTCCAAGCTACAGAAAGGCAGTAAATCGGGGATGTCGTTACACAGCATCCGCTCTAAGTCTTTGACTTGTTCGCTCGTGGCTTGACCATCAATTTCTAGCACATCAACCGGCTTACCCATATCCCGCTCAAGTTCCAGGCGAATTGCCGGTTTGTAATTAGGACTGCTTGGGTTCAAAATTTGGGTCAAGCTTGGATGTGGAATTGTTGGTCTGAGTACCAATTGCACATTCAGGTGTGAACTGTTCTCCTCTGGCGTGTCTGTAGGTGGGTAGAAACTGACCACGATATCTGCCCATTGGCGCTGGGGACGGATGTATGCTTCTGAGTCTGGTTCGCGCTTTCTCAATTGTTCGCGAACTTGTTCTTCGTTATAGCCCCGTTTCATCGTATCTCGCTTGATCTTCCACTCAGCGCGTAGAGATTCAGGCGGTGCTAGATAAACTTTTACATCGTGATAGTCACGGGTTTTCATGGTTGAATAACCGAGAAGCCCTTCAACAATCACAAACTTGCTCGGCTTGATATACTCAGGCGGGTCGAACATCCCGGTATCGTGGTTGTAAATCGGCTTCAGGATGGGCTGTCCATTTTGAAGCAGGGACAGGTGTTGCTCCATGATATCCAAGTAGTTGCAGTCGGGATGCAGTGCTGAAATTCCCTTCTCTGCACGCTGAATCCGGTCGTACTTGTGATAATCGTCTGTACAGATAATGGTGACATTTTCTTCACCTAATATCTGAGCAATTCCTCGTGTTAGTGTTGTTTTCCCAGCGGCACTGTCACCAACAATGCCTAGAATAATCGGACGATGGCTCATTTTCCCTCTCGCGCAAAAGCAAGTCCTGCTGGACATTCTGAATTGTTCAATTGTAGAGGGAATAGGGATCAACTCGATCGCAAGAATGCCTGCTGTTTGGGCGTTGGTTCTCAGTGCAGGTTGCGCCAAGCGTGGTCTTTTATCGGCACCCGCTGAGTAAATTATTGTAAATTAATCGCGATGCCAGAGTGCGATCGCAATCTTTAGCGGTGTCTAAAATTAGCTCTACTCGCCCTCAACCGATGAATCCTGCCGTTCCCGCGCTGGGTTAACCGCGATCGCACTCATCAAACAAAACGCGATCGCGCCCTTACTTCATGCAAAACGCGATCGCATCGTTTTAATAACCTCTTAATAACCTCGCGCTGAGTGGATGTAACTCTTAAGAAGAAATACCCCAGGATGGCAATACAACAATCTGCATAATCTACTTAAAGCTATATCTCTCGGCGGAATGCTCTAATCGCTTCTCCAGCGTCAGTTTCTGCCATCAAAATGCAGCGTCTGAGCAGATCGGGATCGAGTTCGCTGAGTCCCGGTAGCTGGCTGCGCTCAATGGGTTCATAGCTACCGTCTCGAAGATGATAATGCTTCAGCAATCCATCTTCCCAAAACCAAACCTCTGGAACGCCCAAAGCTTTATAGCGTTCTAACTTGCTGGTGCCTCCACTGGTAAAGACAACTTCAATCGACAAATCTGGAAGCGACTTCACGCTCCCAATGCAGTAAGATTCGTCCGCTTGAGCCGAGACAACTCCTTCTTTTTCCTGAGTCATCGACCGAGTTGGCTGAAAGAAAATGCCCTTTTCTGCAAGAAAAGTAGTCACCAAGTAACCAATGATACTGGCAAAAATTTCATGTTCGCGTCCCGGCATAAGAATCTCGATCGTCCCGTCATAGTAAAACAGCCGCACCCCAGGAGAACCCTCAAAGCCCTTCTGGATGAACTTGAACTGTTCCCAAGTTCCTTGATGGATAATGCGTTGGTCGGTTGTTTTGTTCAGTAGTGGGGGCATCACGTTCACCTCCGGCGATCAAGATTTTATTGTATCTTCTGGGTCGAAGTTGGGAGTGAATGAGCGATCGCCAAGAATGTAGAGACTTTTATGTTACCTTCTCACGGAAGCCGGAATATCTGAGTCAGGGAAGTTCCGAAAAATAGCTCCACGCGCACGTAAATCAGCTTTGTCTTGTTTTGTTAAGCCACGGTTGTCCCCAAAGATAGCGTTTTCTACAACAATGCTGGTGAATTCAGCCTCGCTAAGGTTAGTCCCGATAAGGTTAGCGTAGCTAAGGATAGTCTTCAGCAGATTACTTCCACAGAGATCAGCCCTGTAAAGGTTGGCTCCGCTAAGGTTAGTCTCATGAAGGTTAGCTCCGCTGAGGTCAGCCCCAAGAAAGTTGGCTCCGCTGAAGTCAGCTCCACTGAGGTCAGCCCCACTCAGGTCAGCCCCAATAAAATTAGACTCATTGAGATGGGATCTGCTGAAGTTAACCTCGCTGAGGTGAGATCTGCTGAAGTTGACTTCATTAAGGTTTGCTTCGCTAAAATTAGCTCCGCCGAGATGCGCTCTGCTGAAGTTTGCTTCGCTAAGGTTTGCTTCGCTAAAGTTTGCTTCACTCAAGTTAGCTCTACTAAAGTTGGCTCCAGTGAGGTTGGCTCCGTGAAAGTTTGTTCTGCTAAGCTGGGTGTCTCGAAAGTCAGCATCTTGGAGGTCAGCCTCACCAAGATTAGCCCCACGAAGGTTGGCTCCGCGAAAGTCAGCCCCAGCGAGGTCAGCCCCAACGAGGTTAGTTCCACGGAGATTAGCTCCGCTGAGGTGAATCTCTATCGGTGCTTCTTGCCTCCAGGCATTCCATTCACGGATACTTCGCCGGAGTATTGCCAGTTGAAAATCTTTAGTTATTAAACGTTGTGACTGCTGATTTGATTCTTCTTCAGCTAGCTCAACAAGCTTTTCACTTGGTTCTAAATAGTGAAAATTACGTCTGTACTCATCCCAGGCAACAAAAAGAACTCCAATGACAATATATGTAACTAACCAAGAGAATGGTAGATTACCTCCGGTTACTAGCAGCAAAACTACGAACCCTAGAAAAACGAAGGACACCTGCCTGAGTAGTGATTTCAAGCTAGCTTGAAGTTCTGCAAGCATCGATGAATTAGGGTTTGCCGACACGTTGACCTCCCTTCTTTGCAAGAAGTTGATTAAGGTCTGACAGAAAACGGCTTATGACCCGACCTGCCAGAACCATCCAAAGGCAAAAGTCCGAGATAACGATAATGAAGCAGGCATAGCGGTTGACCCCCAATGGACTTTCCTGCATACATACATCAAACCCTGAGAACTCTTTACCCAAAATCCATTTTCCAATCAAGCTCGGAATCTGGAGTAACAGACTAAGTGCGATCGCATCCTGTACAGTCTCGCAAAAAGTTTTCCACAGGTCGCCCATCACAGCCTTGCCGATGACATCTACCGGGTCAAAGACTGCTGCTAGGACTTTCTCTGCCTTTTCGCGTGGTGTCAGTTGTATCTTGGATGCAGGAGACTTAGGTGGAGTTTGTGGGGAAGACATGAGGACGACCGAAAACTCTTTTTCAGTTTAGCCTCCCTGCGCTCATTATTTTTGATTCTATAACGGTCATCAGTATTGTTTATCTAAACCTACACTTTTTCAGTGATAGAGCCTTTCTGAAATTTGTTTTAAGGAGACTGGAAATTTTGACTAAAACAATTAAAGTATCTGATATTAAATGGGCTTACAGCAGGAAACTAGACTCTAATCTTGTAGAAGGATTCATTAAGAGCCTTTGCCTATTTGTTGGTGAAATACTCAGAAGTGACGAAATAGGGCTTATTGTTTGGCAACATCAGGCTATCCTAATGGTTCGTATCCATAGAATCGATTTCGAGACTGAGGTAACCTATGTTGATGCGATCAACTTTAAGGATTCAGGATTAAAAGAAATGCTGAAAAATCTAAATCTTGATAATAATGGCCCTGCTTTCATTTGCTCTTGCTTTGAGGTATTTTGTTACCGTCCAAAATTAGACAAGCCTTATCATCCCAAAATACATCCCACATATATCCGGGCTAGAGAACGAGCATCAAGAATATTGGACGCAATATTCACAGTGGCAATAGCTCCAGGTGAGGGAGCTTATGTTTCATTTGCCCAAGTTGATAAGAAGACATCTACAAAGTTTTTCAAGAAAACGTCTAACCAAAATCAACCTAAAGATGAGTTGATAAATTTTGCGAAAGTCGTAGGTAGTTGGATAGGAGAATTCTACACCGATGAAATTGGCTCCAAACAGTACAAAACTAAAAACCGATATCCCATTGCTCCTAAACCCCTCGAAGGTTGTGAGTTACACGTCATAACCTCAGATGATGACGGTAATCTTATATCCTATCAAGCTGAAGTTTAAGAAATGAAGCCTTCCTATCGCTTTAATAAAAATTTTGACATTGGTAGCTGAATTCCCCATCATTATAGACTCATCTACTGCTCAAAGCTTCTGATCTTCTCTTGCAAGCGTTGATAAATGCGATCGCAAAGTGGCGTGAAGCGCGATCGCTCCAAGACAGCACAACAGGCGACCCCAATCGTTCGGTTCCATAATGTGCTACAAGATTCTCGCATCCTTTCGCTTCTCCAATATGAATCTGGATGAAGCGGAATTTGGGTTAATGACATTTATCTGTCACGAATGACAGATAATTAGTCACTATACAATTTTTAATGGGCAGTACTGGACTCGAACCAGTGACATCCTGCTTGTAAGGCAGGCGCTCTACCAACTGAGCTAACCGCCCAAATTCAGACACTTTTTAGATAATAGCAGATTACGCTGCTGCTGCTACTATTCAAACAGAATAAATTTTAAAAAATCTCAAATTTTAACGGATGCCCTCTGGTCGGACGCACGATCGCATTACTTTATGGTGCCTGCCTTGGGTGGCTGGCATGACGTTCGGGCTGACTCGCAGTGGCGATCTGACGTTAATCGTTTCCGGAGGATTTTTATTCAGCGGGCTGATGTTTAGCCCAGACTTGGATCTAAACTCGCGTCCTTATCAGCGTTGGGGCTGGTTGCGGTGGATTTGGATACCCTACCAGAAGAGTTTACGTCACCGCTCGATTTTTTCCCACGGGTTAGCAATTGGGACAATCGTGCGATCGCTCTATCTCGCCTGCTGGCTCTTTCTCGTGGGATTGTTGATATTGGGGATACTACAGCTAGTCTGGGGTGTCGGGTGGACTTGGCAGGTAGTAGCGAATCAGGCGCAGCGATCGCTTACTCAATACCCGGCTGAATGGATAGCACTATTTGTGGGTTTGGAATTGGGTGCAATGAGTCACTCTTTCAGTGACTGGGGGGGTTCTGCCTACAAACGGTTTAAAAAAAGTGGATTGAAGGCGGTGATGCCTAAGCGGGTGAAGACTCGGAAGCGAACCGGCAAAGTGAGTCGGCGCACCCTCAAGAAACCAACTGCCAAGACGCAGAGAACGCGAAGGTAAGATCGAAAGGCAAACTGAGTTTTCGTTTATGTTGAATTCCCCAGAATCTGCTCATCCCATGCCTCAAACTGCACTAGAAGCGCTGCAACAGTTGATTGAGGTTGTTGCCCAGTTGCGATCGCCCAATGGGGGTTGTCCGTGGGATTTAGCGCAGACTCCCCAAACGCTCACTCCATATGTCATCGAAGAAGCTTATGAAGTCGTAGATGCGATTCGCACTGGGGATAAAGAAGCGATCGCTGAAGAACTGGGGGACTTATTGCTACAGGTGGTGCTGCAAGCGCAGATTGCCAGCGAATCCGGGCAATTTAGCTTAACCGATGTAGTTCAGGGGCTGACTCAAAAGCTGATCCGCCGTCATCCTCACGTCTTTGGAGAGGTTGAAGTCGAAAGTGCGGAGGAAGTCCACGAAAATTGGCAGAAGATCAAAGCCGCAGAAAAAGGAGAAACGATTCAAGACACGCAACAGCTAAGTCGCAAACTGACTCGTTATTCCCGCACATTGCCGCCACTGATGGCGGGGATGAAGATAT
Coding sequences within:
- a CDS encoding GTP-binding protein; the protein is MQPATTPSQSPEMDAPKYGLPVTIITGFLGSGKTTLLNHILTNQQGVKTAVLVNEFGEIGIDNELIVTTGEDMVELSNGCICCTINNDLVEAVYKVLEREEKVDYLVVETTGLADPLPVALTFLGTELRDMTRLDSIITVVDSENFSLDLFNSEAAASQIAYGDIILLNKADLVDEADLDSLEVRIRDMKGGARIMRTTKGQVPLPLLLSVGLFETDKYFQNEEAAKGHDHHHHDHDNDHDHHDHHDDHNDCDHDHGVCTHDHHDHDHHSHHLENDGFTSISFESDKPFAIKKFQNFLDNQLPSTVFRAKGILWFDESPRRHIFHLCGKRFSIDDEDWKGQPKSQLVLIGQDLDKETLQQQIKSCVCVPSTTRGKGFGK
- the dtd gene encoding D-aminoacyl-tRNA deacylase, with the translated sequence MRVVIQRVKSSQVEVSNRIIGKIGRGLNLLVGIAETDTEAELEWMARKCLELRLFPDEQNGSGRWEKSVLEIGGELLVVSQFTLYGDCRKGRRPSFDKSAAPAIAQNLYEQFIAKLRQSGLRVETGEFGAMMQVAIQNDGPVTLLLEREAG
- a CDS encoding endonuclease/exonuclease/phosphatase family protein — its product is MKIQKALISRFDRLVSGGLLTAGILGAIAIASGSAQATTLRFATFNASLNRNAEGQLITDLSTLDNAQAKTVAEIIQRVNPDVLLINEFDYVEGGTAAQLFQNNYLSISQNGASPGEYQYRYVAPSNTGIPSGFDLDNNGTVGGPNDAYGFGFFPGQYGMALYSKYPILEESIRTFQTFLWKDMPGALLPDNPATPEPNDWYSEAELEVVRLSSKSHWDVPINVNGEIVHALLSHPTPPVFDGLEDRNGRRNFDEIRFWADYITPGEGDYIYDDQRTFGGLNAGSSFVIMGDQNSDPFDGDSLPGAIQQLLNNPLVNTSVTPTSEGGTEQAILQGGANLTHKSNPIFDTADFADGTPGNLRVDYVLPSQDLEIVDAAVFWPKSSDPLFPLVGTFPFPSSDHRLVWADVQIADNIVSVPEPSATLGIFSLAILGIIGNSRRRRQSIT
- a CDS encoding DUF2330 domain-containing protein; amino-acid sequence: MKLFRIGKTLVITLLAVICFAPTAWGFCGFYVAKADTKLYNKASQVVIARDRDRTILTMANDYQGDVKDFALVVPVPTVLQKEQVHVGDPKIIERLDAFSAPRLVEYFDEDPCNPVMYERLAAPAAAPASGAARASRDEDNSLGVTVEARFNVGEYDIVILSAKESNGLETWLNRNGYKIPQGAKQLLQPYIRQNMKFFVAKVNLKEFQNSGSQFLRPLQMAYESPKFMLPIRLGMINATTEQDLIVYVLSPKGQAEVTNYRTVKVPSDAEIPVFVKNEFSDFYKSMFQTSYTREDKKVAFLEYAWDMGSCDPCSAEPLNREELRKAGVFWLDSGSHESAPFRRSIAPSNDVFITRLHVRYTRDKFPEDLVFQETSNNQNFQGRYVLRHPFTGDVKCQAGQQYKKSLTRRFEQEAQTLAKLTGWNIQDIRKKMPVAQSNSRPWWQNIFP
- a CDS encoding RnfABCDGE type electron transport complex subunit D, whose amino-acid sequence is MLLKDVRDYQILFLSLFLFLGIWTRDWTLRPDLILVVMITCLVTQSLAVSIKQNLFNLLPVQDNCPNEIDSGLTNVLAKLSLRSALITALGLSLLLRADSYSTMILAGSFAIISKFIFNFRNKHFFNPANFGIIAALILTKDAWVSPGQWGDEWWYALLFAGTGGTILKRVGRWDTTAAFLGSYAFLEAIRNIWLGWTWDVFLHRLMSGSLLLFALFMITDPRSIPNARIGRLVWAVSIGCLTFLLRNQFFVSTAVFWALFALAPLTIFLDFIWTAPRFSWGENPSPTFSNLVINKSEEIESETYLQA
- the radC gene encoding DNA repair protein RadC, whose amino-acid sequence is MTYCLRIADIPLSERPRERLMAQGAKNLATAELIAILLGTGQGAGKLSAVGLGQYILQELSQHQRDPLDMLRDISVQELTKIPGVGPAKATTILAAVELGKRAFLSRPGVSTMIDSPAAAAAALSHELMWQMQERFAVVLLDVKNRLVGTQVITIGTATETLAPPREIFREVLRQGATRLIIAHNHPSGSIEPSQEDIDLTRQLLMGAQYLSIPLLDHLILGNGDYLSLRQTTTLWEEYPQGD
- a CDS encoding phosphoribulokinase, encoding MSHRPIILGIVGDSAAGKTTLTRGIAQILGEENVTIICTDDYHKYDRIQRAEKGISALHPDCNYLDIMEQHLSLLQNGQPILKPIYNHDTGMFDPPEYIKPSKFVIVEGLLGYSTMKTRDYHDVKVYLAPPESLRAEWKIKRDTMKRGYNEEQVREQLRKREPDSEAYIRPQRQWADIVVSFYPPTDTPEENSSHLNVQLVLRPTIPHPSLTQILNPSSPNYKPAIRLELERDMGKPVDVLEIDGQATSEQVKDLERMLCNDIPDLLPFCSLDGTPNLGTLVGTTGETLQSYPLALTQLLVAYHMLKAANIHTVKN
- a CDS encoding Uma2 family endonuclease is translated as MPPLLNKTTDQRIIHQGTWEQFKFIQKGFEGSPGVRLFYYDGTIEILMPGREHEIFASIIGYLVTTFLAEKGIFFQPTRSMTQEKEGVVSAQADESYCIGSVKSLPDLSIEVVFTSGGTSKLERYKALGVPEVWFWEDGLLKHYHLRDGSYEPIERSQLPGLSELDPDLLRRCILMAETDAGEAIRAFRREI